From the Pseudobacteriovorax antillogorgiicola genome, the window TCGGCGGTGCCGGTGGCCGCCGCAACCCGTCTGCGATCAAGCAAGACGATTTGAGTGAAAGCTTTAATGATGGCCTGCTTCGTCGCGTTCGCAAGAAATTGCGCGCGGAGCACGGCTTCCCTGATACCGGGTCGTTCGGAATTCCATCCGTATTTAGCATCGAGAGGCTTTGGTTACCGACACCAGAGGGTGAAGTTTGCTTGGTTCCTAAGAAGCAAAAACTATCTTACAATCTGGATTGTAACTCGGGATTTGGCACGGCTAGCTTTGTAACCGGAACTTTCGGCTTCACAGCCGCCGCTATTGCTATGGCCCACTTAACTGGAACTACATTATAGGCGAGCCATGTTCGCTGATAGCCTTTGTCACTTAACCGCACCGGAGATTGATCAGCCAAGTGTGATCGTTGATCAAAGCCTGAAAAGACAAATCACAATGATCAACCTTTCAGGAACTCACCCCGAAGACTGGCAGGCACAACGTCGGCTGGCCCAAGCCTCACCCCAAATGAGGTTCAATCTTAATTTTGGAATTCACCCTTGGTGGGTGTCCGATGACAAAGCACTCATGAACAACTACATCGATAGGCTGGAGCAAGAGATTCATCTGTGTCATGGGATTGGCGAAATAGGCCTCGATTACGCCAGGGTTAAGACTGAATCTGAGCGAACCCTCCAGCAGGAACTCTTCGCCAAACAACTCGCCATTGCCTGCACTGCAAGCAAGCCAGTGATCATCCACTGTGTAAGAGCTCATCACCATAGCCCTCAGATCCTTCGCAACCACAGTAAATGGGGACTCAGGGGGGCGATTCATGGTTTTAATGGCAATCACAAGATCCTTGATGAATATTTGGACTTAGATCTTTATATCTCTCTTGGCCCACACTCCATCAAATCATTTAGCAAAGGCTGGCTTCCCCACATTCCGGCGAATCGCTTACTTATCGAATCTGACGCCCCCCAACCAAGGCCTGAAGGCCTTTCGACGCCTGATGGAATTTTTGAAATCGCAGAAAAAATGACTCGCTATCGCCAAGAAACTGCTGATCAGTTGCTGACACTTAGCAGGAAAAATTTGTATGATGTCTATAATTTATCAGAATAATCCGAGTTTCCATCGCAGAGGCCAGATTGAATTTCCAAATCGGTTTCATCTTATCTTGCTGCTGGTGCTTAAACGCCTTCAGCCACCCATACCACAACGATCCAGTGCCCCCTTGGGTGCTGATGTCGTCGGTGACATGGACCCCGAAAACACAGATCGCTCACTACAGCTTCACATTGCTACACAATGACTTTATTCGGAGCACAGGTCGAACCTACGAGCAGTACTCAATTTATGATCAGCAGTACATCAGCGAAAATCGTTCTAAGATTTTGCAACACATTAGGCAATCGGTCTCATTACAAAGCTCAGATCATAAGTGTCAACTAAGGCATCAGGGAGTCATAGCCATGGCTCAGGTCCCCATCGATCATCAACTCCGCGCCCCTGCCCATCGAATTCAAATGAAGTTTAGCTGTCCAAAGGCTCCTACTCAGATCAAGAATCGGCTGATACCGAAGGTCTTGCTATCGTCATTGCGTATTATAAGGCTCAGTTGCAAGCAAGAACTACTGGTCTTAGATCAGATAGGGCAGGGCACTCTAGAGCCCCATTGTTTTGATTCGTGATATAATCCACATAGATAACTCGCACGGGAAACAATTGTAGGGGGAGCTGTGAAAACGACTCTCATCATTGGGCTTGGACTCTATTGTTTCTGGCCTCTAGTGGCTGCTAGCAAGACTTGGCAAGAAACAGTGCGATCCACTGGTGCATCCCGTTACGTGGGGCAAGGAAACCCTGACGTCACGAAACATCCCGTGTCTAAGGAACAATGCCTTACCGAACTAGGCGAGAAAAAAATCAAGTACGAGAACGCCGAATTTGAAGCAATCTGCGGCGCCAAGTACATGGCTCCCATTTACAATCCAGCTACAGAATCAGCCAAAGATGCCAAGGCTTGTATCGATCAATTTGAATACCCCAATATCCCATGCGAATACCCAGTGGTCTGGGTAAGAGCCAGCGAAGCAGCTGCCATATGTGAGGCAGAAGGCAAAAGGATCTGTGACGCTCATGAGTGGGAAGGTGCTTGTGCTGGTGCACTCTTGCCTCCAGACTACGACTTCAAGCTGAAAGGGGATTCTGCCAATGCTACCGTTAAGCTAAGACGCAAGGCCCATAACAAATCGAGCCCTCGCAACTGGGCTTATGGACCACAGCGGCAGAAAGGTATTTGTGGTGGCAGCAGTTTCAAACATGAAAAGTGTAACGGTGGCAACTGGAAGGAGTGTGGCTCGAACACCTATCCTGCTGGATACTTTCCCTCTTGTAAGAGCGCTCTTGAAGTGTACGATCAGCATGGTAACGCCGCCGAGCATATGAATCTACCACTGACTGAATCTGAGATGGCTAGCCGAGGAAGCACAACGCTTGGCCACACAGAGATGAAAGGCAGCTGGTTTATCTTCGACAAGTACTACGCCCACCAAGACTGGTGTCGGTGGCGAGCGCCTTACTGGCATGGGACCAAGGTCAAGCACCCCAAAAGCCACCACAATTATCATCTTGGTTTCCGCTGCTGCAAGACAGTCAGCCCTGAGACAAAGCCGGCTAGCAAGTAAGCCTATCTACCATAGATATTAATTATAATTAACCACGCAATATTACCCATCTAGCGCGATCCTAATCTCTACAATGATGGAGGATTAGATGGACCCCTACAGCTATCAATGCTATCGACAATATTTTTCTGATTATATCCAAAAACTTAAGGCACAGCGCTCAAGCCAGTCATTGAGGAGAATTGCTCAGCGATTTGGTATCTCCCCCTCTCGTTTGTCTGAAGTTGTGAATGGTCAAGGGCATCTGAGTATCGCCAGCTTCAGCAAGGCCGTGGAAAGCCTAGACCTTGCTTCAGATGACAAGATGTATCTCTCTGCACTTCATAAAGAAGCAACCACAAAGTCACCCCTCGATCGCCGCAAGGCATCCGATCTCCTTGCTGAGTTACGCTATCATAAATTATTTGAGAGAGTGAATCTTGATGAGCTAGACATAGACTGGCATCACTTCACAATCATGTTTGTTCTTTCAGTGAACCCTTATATCTCCCTAGATCAGATGAGCGAAGCCCTCAACCTTTCGGTTGAGGTGGTTGAAAATGCCTTGCTCAAGCTCCAGCGGATCTCATTTATCAGTCTAGAAGAAGGTCGCTACACTCTTCTCCAACGCCATATTCGAATTCCAGATGCCCATCACTCCCCGGGAATTCGAA encodes:
- a CDS encoding TatD family hydrolase is translated as MFADSLCHLTAPEIDQPSVIVDQSLKRQITMINLSGTHPEDWQAQRRLAQASPQMRFNLNFGIHPWWVSDDKALMNNYIDRLEQEIHLCHGIGEIGLDYARVKTESERTLQQELFAKQLAIACTASKPVIIHCVRAHHHSPQILRNHSKWGLRGAIHGFNGNHKILDEYLDLDLYISLGPHSIKSFSKGWLPHIPANRLLIESDAPQPRPEGLSTPDGIFEIAEKMTRYRQETADQLLTLSRKNLYDVYNLSE
- a CDS encoding SUMF1/EgtB/PvdO family nonheme iron enzyme; this encodes MKTTLIIGLGLYCFWPLVAASKTWQETVRSTGASRYVGQGNPDVTKHPVSKEQCLTELGEKKIKYENAEFEAICGAKYMAPIYNPATESAKDAKACIDQFEYPNIPCEYPVVWVRASEAAAICEAEGKRICDAHEWEGACAGALLPPDYDFKLKGDSANATVKLRRKAHNKSSPRNWAYGPQRQKGICGGSSFKHEKCNGGNWKECGSNTYPAGYFPSCKSALEVYDQHGNAAEHMNLPLTESEMASRGSTTLGHTEMKGSWFIFDKYYAHQDWCRWRAPYWHGTKVKHPKSHHNYHLGFRCCKTVSPETKPASK
- a CDS encoding TIGR02147 family protein; amino-acid sequence: MDPYSYQCYRQYFSDYIQKLKAQRSSQSLRRIAQRFGISPSRLSEVVNGQGHLSIASFSKAVESLDLASDDKMYLSALHKEATTKSPLDRRKASDLLAELRYHKLFERVNLDELDIDWHHFTIMFVLSVNPYISLDQMSEALNLSVEVVENALLKLQRISFISLEEGRYTLLQRHIRIPDAHHSPGIRNFHRAMLSRAITALNQVPSNQRFYQSNIFTLNKDRYGALTKKITNFLSEESQKDKGQDSQDVYCISCQLFPLTKTSISLDQNTALET